One genomic segment of Candidatus Berkiella aquae includes these proteins:
- a CDS encoding ankyrin repeat domain-containing protein → MPYNQYHTYTNLSQGNIYNQLTSYLGQISVHEGAMRINPLNANGDCNGWSFLFAYYNGINKPHQFKEIQSYISKWNGNIYSLYGQHGMSEALQKKYGNGIKLFEHTINDLSWFAHLKAKDVTNHKYTQDDRIQHFELVSDNKHTLTNVFAFLKKAGTDINAQELPDMLRIAHQWKNSWVDLGVYSSIGGHALAVYITAEGKYAYYDCNEYNGSFETESAEWVSHKILSSIGYDTQLKDFSLYQFHSNEKSVENEPNQASPEALDVSLYSMNKFINMSLQAQQFDPVHKILSLDDDNARTLVEIFGNSYLHKAVKHGHVELTQLLLEKSVDANAVENTADQTPLMVAAEIGNLKIASLLLQYGANINITNAAGYDAKAIASRHGQYDIVNLLTNDSDSASTPDTLSFSDLFSWDVANTIHKIANQFSREQPALSKATTLKIEDVLESKTIEIPGLESSPNIVSHSDVTPMNMMPVALQLNDTVNLVAHADIF, encoded by the coding sequence ATGCCGTACAATCAATACCATACCTACACGAATTTATCGCAAGGGAATATTTATAATCAATTAACTTCATACCTTGGTCAGATTTCTGTGCATGAGGGCGCAATGCGTATCAATCCCCTCAATGCCAATGGTGATTGTAACGGATGGTCATTTTTATTTGCTTATTATAACGGCATCAACAAACCCCACCAATTTAAAGAAATTCAAAGCTACATCTCGAAGTGGAATGGCAATATCTACTCATTATATGGCCAGCATGGGATGTCAGAAGCGCTACAGAAAAAATATGGTAATGGTATAAAATTATTTGAACATACCATTAATGATTTATCCTGGTTTGCTCATTTAAAAGCAAAAGATGTAACTAATCATAAATATACGCAAGATGACCGAATTCAGCACTTTGAACTGGTCAGCGATAATAAGCATACCCTGACCAATGTATTCGCTTTCTTGAAAAAAGCCGGAACAGACATTAATGCCCAAGAACTCCCAGATATGTTACGTATCGCACATCAATGGAAAAACTCATGGGTTGATTTAGGGGTTTATTCTTCCATCGGTGGCCATGCTCTGGCTGTTTATATTACCGCAGAAGGCAAATACGCCTATTATGATTGTAATGAATATAATGGCTCCTTTGAAACCGAATCTGCAGAATGGGTAAGCCACAAGATCCTGAGCTCGATTGGATATGATACCCAATTGAAGGATTTTTCACTCTACCAATTTCATTCCAATGAAAAATCGGTGGAAAATGAACCGAACCAAGCTTCTCCAGAAGCGCTGGATGTGAGCTTATATTCCATGAATAAATTCATTAATATGTCATTGCAAGCTCAGCAATTCGATCCTGTGCATAAAATACTTTCGCTTGACGATGATAATGCTCGTACACTGGTTGAAATATTTGGCAACAGTTATTTGCATAAAGCGGTAAAGCACGGACACGTTGAATTAACCCAACTGTTACTTGAGAAAAGTGTTGATGCCAATGCCGTTGAAAATACCGCTGATCAAACCCCATTGATGGTTGCCGCTGAGATAGGTAATTTAAAAATCGCTTCATTATTGTTGCAATATGGCGCAAATATCAACATCACCAATGCAGCAGGTTATGATGCAAAAGCCATTGCTTCTCGACATGGGCAATATGACATTGTCAATTTATTAACAAATGATTCAGATTCTGCATCAACGCCTGATACGTTATCATTCAGTGATTTATTTTCATGGGATGTGGCGAATACCATTCATAAGATTGCAAACCAATTTAGTCGTGAACAACCTGCATTAAGCAAAGCGACCACATTGAAAATAGAAGATGTACTGGAGTCAAAAACGATAGAGATCCCTGGCTTAGAATCATCACCTAATATAGTAAGTCATTCTGATGTGACACCAATGAATATGATGCCGGTAGCGTTACAACTTAACGATACAGTTAACCTGGTTGCCCACGCCGACATATTCTAA
- a CDS encoding ATP-binding protein, translating to MESGIDSFPNTEGKIQESISNALVRIAHTSVLVSIPVGMICATLVYFGLKQTGVPLAYLGAWYIALMAISVARLLQVWAYLASPKKINLHRKLFSIVSVLSGAIWGSAGFLLMPEQSLMAQMMIVIILAGISVGAIQSLQANLFSSISFAMLVALPTSFWFLAQEGISYLVLACTVFTYVFFLIVIAVRGNYLLKKSLKLHYTNAKLVQDLRISNVNLQESLSSISDLVEQLKKSKLEAEKANNFKSEFVANMSHELRTPLNAILGYSEILLEEAKTEGLQKYVEKLVKINNSGAHLLTLVNDILDLSKIESGKMDVYLENVAVMQLVKEVESILGPLFAQNKNSFSVKIMGDIPVIHTDLIKLKQCLINLLSNANKFTKEGTVQLLIENQKINDEAFVSFSIIDTGIGIPPEQFPNLFKIFSQTDSKVARNLGGTGLGLYLTDKLCKLLGGAVNVKSELGRGSTFIITLPQRLN from the coding sequence GACTCATTCCCGAATACGGAGGGCAAAATCCAAGAAAGCATTTCTAATGCTTTAGTCAGGATTGCTCACACGAGTGTACTGGTTAGTATTCCAGTCGGGATGATTTGTGCAACCCTTGTGTATTTTGGCTTAAAACAAACCGGGGTGCCATTAGCTTATCTTGGAGCGTGGTATATTGCGCTGATGGCTATTTCAGTTGCCCGTTTATTACAAGTATGGGCCTATTTGGCTTCTCCTAAAAAAATCAATCTTCATCGTAAGTTATTTTCAATCGTCAGCGTCTTGTCTGGAGCCATCTGGGGAAGCGCAGGTTTTTTACTGATGCCTGAACAAAGCTTAATGGCACAGATGATGATTGTTATCATTTTAGCGGGGATTTCAGTAGGAGCCATTCAATCTTTGCAGGCTAATTTATTTTCAAGTATTAGTTTTGCAATGCTGGTTGCGCTACCAACCAGTTTTTGGTTTTTAGCACAAGAGGGTATTAGTTATCTTGTCTTAGCTTGCACGGTATTCACCTATGTGTTCTTTTTAATTGTCATTGCGGTACGAGGTAATTACCTTCTCAAGAAATCGTTAAAGTTACATTACACCAATGCTAAATTAGTTCAAGACTTAAGAATATCGAATGTCAATTTGCAAGAAAGCCTGTCTTCGATTAGCGATTTGGTCGAGCAATTAAAGAAATCAAAATTAGAGGCAGAAAAGGCTAATAATTTCAAATCAGAATTTGTTGCTAATATGAGCCATGAGTTACGAACGCCTCTCAATGCGATTTTAGGCTATAGCGAAATCTTGCTCGAAGAAGCGAAAACGGAAGGATTACAGAAATACGTTGAGAAACTAGTGAAAATAAATAATTCAGGTGCACATTTATTAACATTGGTGAATGACATATTAGATTTGTCAAAAATTGAATCAGGAAAAATGGATGTCTATTTAGAAAACGTTGCCGTCATGCAATTGGTTAAAGAAGTTGAAAGTATTTTAGGGCCATTATTCGCGCAAAATAAAAATTCATTTTCTGTTAAAATCATGGGTGACATTCCTGTGATTCATACTGATCTGATTAAATTAAAACAATGTTTAATCAACTTGCTCAGCAATGCCAATAAATTTACGAAAGAAGGTACGGTTCAATTATTAATTGAGAACCAGAAAATTAATGATGAAGCATTTGTTTCTTTTTCAATCATTGATACCGGGATCGGTATCCCACCTGAGCAATTTCCCAATCTTTTCAAAATATTTTCTCAAACCGATTCTAAAGTTGCCAGAAATTTGGGAGGAACAGGGCTTGGTCTTTATTTAACAGATAAACTCTGTAAATTATTAGGAGGGGCTGTTAATGTCAAGAGTGAGCTTGGGAGAGGTTCAACCTTTATTATAACCTTACCTCAAAGGCTTAATTAA
- a CDS encoding response regulator, whose translation MLIIDDDVNNLEIIEGFLRMGNFPEYQFIKCKSAEEGLKELISYCKEIDIIILDQMMPGMSGLELVTKVKADPRFSHIPIVMQTASNDKSKLVEGFRLGIYHYLTKPYLSSVFNAIIRGALDFFNHQRELSIALEHSRVLYDCIENASFTINNLEQASKMSVSLAQLFPYPEKVALGISEILVNAIEHGNLNITYEEKTELNLKSQWKQEVERRLVSEENKNKQVTIHFIKKKDEIILNVKDEGEGFDYARFLEFDPSRSTHNHGRGIAFANNISFDRLEYVGVGNQVNCIVKL comes from the coding sequence ATGCTGATAATAGATGATGATGTAAATAACTTGGAAATCATTGAGGGATTTCTGAGGATGGGCAATTTTCCTGAATATCAATTCATAAAATGCAAGAGTGCTGAAGAAGGATTAAAAGAGCTTATCAGCTATTGTAAAGAAATAGATATTATCATTCTCGATCAGATGATGCCTGGAATGTCAGGCTTGGAGCTTGTCACCAAAGTAAAAGCCGATCCCCGTTTTTCACATATTCCGATTGTGATGCAAACAGCATCGAATGATAAATCTAAACTGGTAGAAGGCTTTAGATTGGGAATTTACCATTATCTAACAAAACCTTATCTATCAAGTGTTTTTAATGCCATCATCAGAGGTGCGCTAGACTTTTTTAATCACCAACGTGAGCTGTCAATTGCATTGGAACATTCTAGAGTCTTGTATGATTGTATTGAAAATGCTTCATTTACGATCAATAACTTAGAACAAGCCAGTAAAATGAGTGTCAGTCTTGCACAACTTTTTCCTTATCCTGAGAAAGTGGCATTAGGTATTTCAGAGATTTTAGTCAATGCAATCGAGCATGGTAATTTGAATATAACTTACGAAGAAAAGACAGAATTAAATTTAAAATCGCAATGGAAACAAGAAGTAGAACGACGCTTGGTTTCAGAAGAAAATAAAAACAAACAAGTGACGATTCATTTTATTAAGAAAAAAGATGAAATTATTTTGAATGTTAAAGATGAAGGCGAAGGATTTGATTATGCGCGCTTTTTAGAGTTTGACCCCAGTCGTAGCACGCATAATCATGGGCGTGGTATTGCCTTTGCCAATAATATCAGTTTCGATCGCTTAGAATATGTCGGCGTGGGCAACCAGGTTAACTGTATCGTTAAGTTGTAA